Sequence from the Erythrolamprus reginae isolate rEryReg1 chromosome 2, rEryReg1.hap1, whole genome shotgun sequence genome:
atctggacttcaactcccagaattccccagccagcgaatgctggctggggaattctgggagttgaagtccagatctcttcaagttgccaaggttgggaaacactgctctaaagcacctgagggtaggataggataggataggatagaatactttattggtcaaccatgtttggacacacaaggaattcgtcttcaGTGCATctactctcagtgtatataaaataaaagatacattgtcaagaatcatgaggtaaaaaacactcaatgattgtcatagggcacaaataagcaattagaaaacaatattaatataaatcgtaaggacacaagcaacaagttacagtcatacagtcacaagtgggaggagatgggtgatagaaaagatgagaagactaatagtaatcaagccttagtgaatagtttcgaCAGTGGTGAGTTTTaagttaagttttaagtttttttgatacctcgtcttacaaacttaattggttccgggacgacgtttgtaaggtgaaaagtttgtaagatggaacaatgtttcccataggaatcaatggaaaagcaattaatgcgtgcaagcccaaaactcaccccttttgccagccgaagcgcccgtttttgcgctgctgggattcccctcaggctcccctccatggcaaaccccacctccggacttctgtgtttttgtgatgctgcaggggaatcctcgaaaccccacctccggacttccgtgtttttgtgatgctgcgatttcgctgaggctcccctcgctgggaaaccccaccaccggacttttgttgccagcgaagcgcccgtttttgcactgctggaattcccctgcagcatcacaaaaacacggaagtctagaggtggtgttttgctggcaacaaaagtccagaggtggggcatcccagtggcggcggcttgggtgtgtaaggtgaaaatactttggaagaagaggcaaaaaaatcttaaaccccgggtttgtatctcgaaaagtttgtatgatgaggggtttgtaagacgaggtatcattgtatttgttttgtgtttgttttaggAGCTCCTTCTGCAAACCAAGAAAGGCCAACATTATCACATGCATCTTTCGGTAACTTGGAAGCTAACAAGCTCTTTGCCTTGGGAATTCCTCTCTGCCAATCCGGAGGAGAAAATGTACACCTTGGGTTTCAAACCTAGTATTTGAAAGAAGTGGGAAAAGGCTACCCTTCCAGTTACATTTTATCGGGGTATCGGACGTTTTGAATAGGAAGTAATCCGGTTCCAAATCTATTGTTTGGACAGCTCGGAGAGACATGGAGCCAAAATCTAGAAACCCAGAAGGGGAATGTCTAAGGAAACATTGCAGCGAGGACTTTTCCAAATCCACGGAGATGGAGCACTTAGGATGGAGAAATCAAGAAATCAAACGGGAATCTTTCCGAGGGATGCAGCAACCTTGGGAAAAGCAATGGCAGGACTTCCTGAAGACCTTGCCCTCTCCCTATGTGGGGTGGGAGGACTCTGAGATCCTGGCCCACGCCCCTTGGGATGACCCCAAGGCCTTCCTGGCCTCCTTTGAGCATGTGGCCCAAGCCTGCCAGTGGCCCAGGGGCGAGTGGCTGCCTCGGCTCCTGCCTGCCCTGAGCGGAGAAGCAAAGCGGGCCTTTGGCGGCTTAGAAGCCAGGGACAAGGAGGATTATGGGAAAGTGAAGGCGGCCATCTTGAGAGGGGAAGCCATCAGGGTCGAGCGGCAGCGGCAGCACTTTCGGCAGTTCCGCTTCCAGGAGATCGAAGACCCGCGGAGGGTTTACGGACAACTGCAGAGACTTTGCCGCCAGTGGTTGAAGCCGGAGAGGCGCACCAAAGAGCAGATCCTGGAGCTGCTGATCCTGGAGCAGTTCCTGGCCAGCCTCCCACCGGAGCTCCAGAGCTGGATCCGGGCAGGAGGGTCGGACACGTGTTCCCAGGCCGTGGCCCTGATAGAGAATTTCCTGCTGAAACGGCAGGAGGTTAAGGTAGGAAAGTGGCAGGTCTTCTGTAAATATTTGAACTTCTCTGCAAGACAGGAGAATTAAGCTTTAGTACAAGTTGCCCGTCAGTGTTCCGAGTAACGCATCCGCTaaggtaggtagattccccccaaAACATGTTTATAcctagctgcatagctagaggtataacaagcaggaagatgtagactatgatcccgctgtatagagcgctggtgagaccacatttggaatactgtgttcagttctggagacctcacctacaaaaagatattgataaaattgaaggggtccaaagacgggctacaagaatggtggaaggtcttaagcacaaaacgtatcaggaaagacttaatgaactcaatctgtatagtctggaggacagaaggaaaaggggggacatgatcgaaacatttaaatatgttaaagggttaaataaggttcaggaggaagtgttttcaataggaaagtgaacacaagaaccagggggcacaatctgaagttagttgggggaaagataagaagtaatgtgagaaaatattattttactgaaagagtaagagtaatacttggaacaaacttccagcagacatggtcggtaaatccacagtaactgaatttaaacatggctgggataaacatatatccatcctaagataaaatacagaaaatagtacagtataagggcagactagatggaccatgaggtctttttctgctgtcaatcttctatgtttctatgtttattggagacattttattttatttttattttatttttattttatttttattttatttttattttatttttatttttattttatttttattttatttttattttatttttattttatttttattttatttttattttatttttattttatttttattttatttttatttttatttttattttatttttattttatttttattttatttttattttattatttattttattttattttattttatttttatttatatatttatatgtatatttatagttatatacttatttgtttgatttctatgccgcccttctcctgagactcagggcggcttatacaAATTTAGGCAAAAAACGTTAGAAATCTACAATAAAATCTACATTAAAATATGGACTTAAAACCCCGGTGCTTAAATtaatcaatcacatccatacatacattcaGTTATTGGCTGGGGCTATATATTAGAAACTATATATTAGAAGCTCAAGCCAAGTGGCCCCAAACCtgtcggcaaaggtgggttttcagaaccttaagaacataagaagagccgtgctgaaccgggccaaagtccatcgagtccagcattcttgagcattttttctatcacacaatactaggacgaggggccactccctaaagctcataagtaagaaagtgaggacaaatcaagggaaatatttcttcacccagagggttgttggtttatggaattcacttcaagAAGAGGTAGTGAACCTGTcaacctggatagcttcaaggcaggattagacagattcatagatgccaaatgtatcagtggttattgaaatggatgtccaagtgccgcctctatgttggttgaggcaggcaagagtcCCTTGggcaccatttgttgggggtcaatggaaagggagggttttgccttctctttctgcttaagatccccatggacaattggtgggacacagaatgctggactcgacgggctttggcccgattcagcagggctcttcttatgttctctaagccagtgtttcccaaccttggcaacttgaagatatttggacttcaactcccagaattccccagccagcatccactggctggggagttctgggagttgaagtccagatatcttcaagttgccaaggttgggaaacactgctctaagcagtCGCTTAACAATGGATCATTAACCGAGGACCCCTATAGAGAAGTTGGCAGAATTTTTTATGCTTCAGCTTAATTCCCCTGGTCTGATCCAGAATTGGATTCTCCTCTCTTATCCAGGAACCGTCGCAGGAGGCCACCACCAAGAGTTCCTTGGGCGAAGAGAGGATTAGCTTGGATGTTGATGAGGAAGAGATCTATAAAGACATTAAACAGAACGATAACGGAGTAATCCACTTGTTGGGTAAGGAAAGACCAAGGACTGCAGCAGGTTCTTCCATAATGgggtcaaaaaaaataaaaaagcccaGAGAGCTTTCCTAAGTGGCTGTCTTTAGATCACACTGTGGTGTCCCATTCACTCACACGTAAACGGTGGTTTTGTGGGTTTATCTTGTCTGGGAAACTTTCAAGGGCCTTGTGGACCCACTGGCCATTTTTCTGTGAACTGGCATTGGTCTGCTTTTGGCCGGACTGTGTCTGGATAGTTCTGGGGTTTTGGCGAAGGGAATTGCTGgggaatactgtattaataaaccCACTAaaccagtgattcccaaccttggcaacttgaagatatttgtaatgcaaaataatgcatttggggaaaaggaatcctcaatctgagtattgtattggcagttctgtgttagcaaaaacttcagaagaaaaggatttaggggtagtgatttctgacagtctcaaaatgggtgtacagtgcagtcaggtggtagggaaagcaagtagaatgcttggctgcatagctagaggtataacaagcaggaagagggagattatgatccgctatatagagcgctggtgagaccacatttggaatactgtgttcagttctggagacctcacctacaaaaagatattgacaaaattgaacggctccaaagatgggctacaagaagggtggaaggtcttaagcataaaaacttatcaggaaagacttaatgaactcaatctgtatagtctggaggacagaaggaaaagggggggacatgatcgaaacatttaaatatgttaaagggttaaataaggttcaggaggggaagtgttttaataggaaagtgaacacaagaacaagggggcacaatctgaagttagttgggggaaagatcaaaagcaacatgagaaaatattatttcactgaaagagtagtagatccttggaacaaacttccagcagacgtggttgataaatccacagtaactgaatttaaacatgcctggataaacatatatccatcctaagataaaatacagaaaatagtataagggcagactagatggaccatgaggtctttttctgccgtcagacttctatgtttctatggacttcaactcccagaattcccccagccatcaaggttggaaacactgcactaaaccaCCATTATGTGTGCACATAAGTGAGCCCCCCACTGAGCACTATTCCAGTTTGTTCAGCTTTGAGTTAGCACAATTTGTGAATCGTGCTGCACggctgtttattttttaaaaaatgattaaaaggaCTCATGGTATTGTGCTAACAAGCCAATGTTAGAAATAAAAGTATTACGTATTTTATAAGCCTTAACCTTAACCTTGGGTAAGAAACCAAAGCTTAACATTTGCATTTGAATCAAGTAGTTTGGATGATTTTCTAagttttggaatggaatggaatagaatagaaaagagaatagaatagaatagaaaaatagaatagagtagaaaaaaaatagaaaatatactAGATCAGACTAGGCTAGACTAGGCTACGCTAGAaccgaacagaatagaatagaaaacaaactagaatagaaaagaaaatagaattagaatagacaagagaagagaagagaaaataaaataatagattaGACTAGAAGAGAAAATAGACAAGAAAATAGAAcgtagaatagaattggaaatagaatgtagaatagaatagagtagaatgggaaatagaatatagaatagaataggaaatagaatagaaaacaaatagaataggaaatagaatagaataacagagttgaaagggaccttggaggtcttctagtccaaccccctgctcaagcaggaaaccctacaccacctctGATATGGTGATGATATCGACGATGATATAATTGATTGTAGTAAGTTGatgttttttccttttattatctatctatctgtctacctatctatcatctatctatatctatctatctatctatctatctatctatctatctacttatctatctctatctatctatctatctatctatctatctacttatctatctctatctatctatctctatctatctatctatctatctatctacttatctatctctatctatctatctatctatctatctatctatctacttatctatctctatctatctatctatctatctctatctatctatctctctctctctctctctctctatctatctatctacttatctatctctatctatctctatctatctatctatctatctatctctatctttctatcatctatctatctatctatctatcatctatctttctatcatctatctatctatcatctatctactctatctatctatcatctattttctatcatctatctatctatcatctatctatctatcttatctatctatcatctatctttctatcatctatctatctatcatctatctatctatctatctatctatctatcatctatctatctatctatctatctatcatctatctatctatctatgtatctatcatctatctttctatcatctatctatcatctatctatctatctatctacctacctacccacccacccacccacccacccaacccacccatccatctatctttctatctacctatctaccgaCCTACCCcgcctgtctacctgtctacctttcaaccttcctacctacctacctatctatcctgtCTTTTAAATGGTAATGGAAGCAAAGACTGTGGGGATTCCAGCTCCTTGCTTCCTCCCGAGGAAGAGGAAACGGATCGACCTTCTCCTAGTAAGGTATGGAAAAAGTTCTGATGAACAAATGCAAAAGAGAggttaaagaaaagagaaaaggaaaaactgGGCCGAAAGATGGGGCTGTCTAAAGCAGTGCCTGCAAAGCACAGGCATTTGGCTGGGGTCCTTGGGTGGCTGGTTGTgacaggtggtggtggtggcatgAAGCAAATACTCCGAGGTGCGGAACAGCTGTCAGCAAAGGATATAAATCCTTTATAagcgtcttcaaaggaaaaaaaaaccagaaagtccagttacctcctgaaaaagcacctttgggaaaaagCACACTAGAGTTCATGCGCTGCAATGCACAACACCACAAACCACATCGCCATCTTAGTCTCAGATTTGTGAATAGCTATGTATATATCTTGCCCGAAGGATTTCTGGTGGCCACTTGGATTGGATCGGATGCGATCTTAAAACCCGTATAACCTTGTGCTGTGTTTTTAATGCTGAATATGTGTTTCTATGTGCAAAGAGAAAAGGCAAATGTGGCTCTATTCATTCTTTCccgcccttcctccttcctcctttcctcctttcttcttcctttcctcatcCCTCCTTCaacacttccttctttcctcttcctccatccttcctcttcctccttcccttcttcctcccttcctccttcttcctttccttccttcctccctcccttcttttttcctccccccttctttcatccctccttccttcctccctccctctatccttccttcttctcctccctccctctacccttccttctttcctccttccttcttccctccttccttctttcccccttccttccttccccccttcttttttcctccccttctttcctccctctctcctccctccctccctctatccttccttccttccttccttccttcccccttctgtTTTcctccaccttcttccctccttccttcctccctccctccctctatccttctttcctccttcctccctccctcctctctccctccctccctccatctcatccatccatccatcctctgttACTCTTATCCTTGTGGTGTGTTATCTGTAGAAACTATTAAACACGGAACAATCTGCCTACTTGGGACCCTTTGCCagtgacttcccccccccccttttctaggATCTCATGAACCTGAAAGACGCTGGTGTTATCGTTGAATGTGGTCGAGCCAACCCCGGTCCAGTCGGGGCAACAGACCATGTTCTGGCAAGTCATGCAGGAGGAGGATGGGGATGCAGATTCTTTGGGTAAGGGTCCTGGAAATGAGAAGCTCCCTAGGGGTCCTAATTCAACACCACACCACCCCCTTCTCGGTGCAGAACCACCAGAGTATCTCCGACAGATGGGCCTCCAACTTTGGTTCAAGGGCCTCTAcctcagaggtgtcaaactcgatttcattgagggctgcatccagGTTATGTTCAACCTCAGGGCTGGGATGGGTCTGTCCAGCATGACTGTGTACGAAGCGCctgtggcccaagtgctctgccagcgaaaacaggctcccgatttctatttattgtttgtttgtttgtttgttatttggtttggtttggtttggtttggtttggtttgatttgatttgatttgattt
This genomic interval carries:
- the LOC139159228 gene encoding SCAN domain-containing protein 3-like, with translation MEPKSRNPEGECLRKHCSEDFSKSTEMEHLGWRNQEIKRESFRGMQQPWEKQWQDFLKTLPSPYVGWEDSEILAHAPWDDPKAFLASFEHVAQACQWPRGEWLPRLLPALSGEAKRAFGGLEARDKEDYGKVKAAILRGEAIRVERQRQHFRQFRFQEIEDPRRVYGQLQRLCRQWLKPERRTKEQILELLILEQFLASLPPELQSWIRAGGSDTCSQAVALIENFLLKRQEVKEPSQEATTKSSLGEERISLDVDEEEIYKDIKQNDNGVIHLLGKERPRTAAGSSIMGSKKIKKPRELS